A genomic stretch from Methanobacterium sp. includes:
- a CDS encoding ArsR family transcriptional regulator — protein sequence MNGVDKEKSPDNMQIELFATSKGVQTINSPVKSKILSMLRKCELSFDQIVSMSGKAKSTVSVHLKKLVKDGIIDSRPDPTDARKKIFFINAEYLGGVSREAQIGDDIENYVSSYVLSDGDPFEFFRLMFKTIRVGLISQGVNIDPILHEAGIKVGKALYERVYSSDINKFLQNIAQFWETHYLGSVEVKSMEPLTISVSECYECRHLPYLGHPACAFDAGILKALFSSYYNDQRTVDETKCYAMGDKYCCFVIEKKE from the coding sequence ATGAATGGTGTGGATAAAGAAAAATCTCCTGATAATATGCAAATTGAATTGTTTGCTACTTCAAAAGGTGTTCAAACAATAAATAGTCCTGTAAAATCTAAAATATTATCAATGCTTAGAAAATGCGAACTAAGCTTTGATCAAATAGTGAGTATGTCTGGTAAAGCTAAATCCACTGTTTCTGTACATCTTAAAAAGCTTGTAAAAGATGGAATAATAGATTCCCGACCAGATCCTACTGATGCACGGAAAAAAATATTTTTTATTAATGCAGAATATCTAGGTGGAGTATCCAGAGAAGCACAGATTGGTGATGATATAGAAAATTATGTGTCCAGTTATGTTTTAAGTGATGGAGATCCCTTTGAATTTTTCAGATTAATGTTTAAAACAATAAGAGTAGGTCTCATAAGTCAGGGAGTAAATATTGATCCAATATTACATGAAGCAGGTATTAAAGTAGGTAAGGCACTTTATGAAAGAGTATATAGCTCTGATATTAATAAATTCCTTCAAAACATTGCCCAATTTTGGGAAACCCACTATTTAGGAAGTGTTGAAGTAAAAAGTATGGAACCTCTTACAATTAGTGTTTCTGAATGTTATGAATGCAGGCATCTTCCATACTTAGGACATCCTGCCTGCGCATTTGATGCAGGGATACTAAAAGCTTTATTTTCCAGTTATTATAATGATCAACGCACTGTTGATGAAACTAAATGTTATGCTATGGGCGATAAATACTGCTGTTTTGTTATTGAAAAAAAGGAATAA
- the hcp gene encoding hydroxylamine reductase, with amino-acid sequence MFCYQCSQTARGTGCTVRGVCGKEPTVARLQDNLLFAIKGISAYLYHARELGYTDPEVDGFLEKGFYSTLTNVNQDAGEFVKLALEAGKMNIKTMQLLKKAHIEKYGEPEPTEVTTGTKKGHAILATGHSLKSLYELLKQTEGTGINVYTHSELLPAHGYPEFKKFDHLVGQLGGPWFDQRTTFSKYPVAILGTSNCVLTPKEDYKERMFTSGVAQLPGVQHIENYDFTPLIEKAKSLPELEEEPGEKVFTTGFGASTILSLAPKIKELVESGKIKRFFLVGGCDSPLPKTGYYTEFVKNLPEDTVVLTLACGKYRFNDMDLGDIEGIPRIIDLGQCNDAIVGIDIVAALSDLFGLPINDLPLTFVLSWMEQKAAAILWSLLALDIKGIYLGPIIPAWVNDDILNVLVENYDIKPIGDPKEDIKEIMG; translated from the coding sequence ATGTTCTGCTACCAATGCTCACAAACAGCAAGAGGAACAGGCTGTACTGTAAGGGGAGTATGTGGAAAGGAACCTACTGTTGCAAGACTTCAAGACAACCTTTTATTTGCAATTAAAGGGATATCAGCCTACCTTTACCATGCAAGAGAATTAGGATATACAGATCCAGAAGTAGATGGATTTTTAGAAAAAGGATTCTACTCTACACTAACCAATGTTAACCAGGATGCAGGAGAATTTGTAAAACTGGCACTTGAAGCCGGTAAAATGAACATAAAAACAATGCAACTTCTAAAGAAAGCCCATATAGAAAAATACGGCGAACCAGAACCAACAGAAGTAACTACTGGGACTAAAAAAGGCCATGCTATTTTAGCTACAGGGCACAGCCTAAAATCATTATATGAACTACTTAAACAGACTGAAGGGACTGGAATAAATGTTTACACTCATTCAGAACTTCTCCCAGCACACGGATACCCTGAATTTAAAAAATTCGACCATCTTGTAGGGCAGCTTGGAGGCCCATGGTTTGATCAAAGAACAACATTTTCAAAATATCCTGTTGCAATTTTAGGAACTTCAAACTGTGTATTAACTCCAAAAGAAGATTATAAAGAAAGAATGTTCACTTCAGGTGTTGCTCAATTACCTGGCGTGCAACACATTGAAAACTATGATTTTACTCCACTAATTGAGAAGGCAAAATCGCTGCCTGAACTTGAAGAAGAACCAGGAGAAAAAGTATTTACAACCGGATTCGGCGCTTCAACAATTCTTTCACTTGCACCAAAGATAAAAGAACTTGTAGAATCTGGAAAAATAAAAAGATTTTTCTTAGTTGGTGGATGCGACTCGCCACTACCTAAAACAGGTTATTACACGGAGTTTGTGAAGAATTTACCTGAAGACACAGTAGTATTGACTTTAGCTTGTGGTAAATACAGATTTAATGATATGGATCTTGGTGACATTGAAGGAATCCCAAGAATAATAGATTTAGGTCAATGTAACGATGCTATAGTGGGTATTGACATAGTAGCTGCACTTTCAGATCTATTCGGCCTTCCAATAAATGATCTCCCTCTGACATTTGTTTTAAGCTGGATGGAACAGAAAGCTGCTGCAATACTCTGGAGCCTACTCGCATTAGACATAAAAGGAATTTATCTTGGTCCAATTATCCCTGCATGGGTTAATGATGACATTTTGAATGTATTGGTTGAAAATTATGATATTAAACCAATAGGAGACCCAAAAGAGGATATAAAAGAGATTATGGGATAA
- a CDS encoding rubredoxin, with protein sequence MKYKCDICSYVYDTAKGDHENGVESGVDLKDLPSGWICPICGITKEEFYPLDDEKRASDGESPMALMILALTHGLWTISGRGSYSVTREIGRAFINELKNSNADLVTDESALKSVKEYFISHKFAKDMEYEIKDDEVELEIKNCRFFGLCKQLESQGVLITTCPYTNTAAMALEETTGYRYRINKEQKGYGHHITLRKVSKV encoded by the coding sequence ATGAAGTATAAATGCGATATTTGCAGTTATGTATATGATACAGCGAAAGGAGACCATGAAAACGGTGTTGAATCAGGTGTTGATTTAAAAGATCTTCCTTCAGGCTGGATTTGCCCTATTTGCGGTATAACAAAAGAGGAATTTTATCCATTGGATGATGAAAAAAGAGCATCTGATGGAGAGTCTCCAATGGCTCTAATGATATTAGCCCTTACCCATGGCTTATGGACTATTTCAGGAAGGGGTTCTTACTCTGTAACTCGTGAAATAGGCCGTGCATTTATTAATGAACTAAAAAATTCAAATGCGGACTTAGTAACTGATGAATCAGCTCTTAAATCTGTAAAAGAATATTTTATTAGCCATAAATTTGCTAAAGATATGGAATATGAAATTAAAGATGATGAAGTGGAGCTTGAAATAAAAAATTGCCGTTTTTTTGGTCTATGCAAACAATTGGAAAGTCAAGGAGTACTAATAACAACATGTCCTTACACAAATACTGCAGCAATGGCTCTAGAAGAAACTACAGGTTATAGATATAGAATCAACAAGGAACAAAAGGGATATGGGCATCATATAACCCTTAGAAAAGTTTCAAAGGTTTAA
- a CDS encoding ArsR family transcriptional regulator gives MKAEIVSILNENEMNFDKIVEHTGKSKSTISEHLQALTDEGIIGEKPDKEDRRKKIFYIKSRHLGGVSTKKELEETAPDIKFTITDYKNPFEFYRLLFRTIRVALLKEGINIDPLLHDAGINIGETFYKELQAEEIDKFIGNIGEFWENNKLGRIEVKNKEPLILNAYDCFECEDLPQIGRSACAFDSGVLEAIFSQYFGHKVNVEEVKCYAKGDDYCSFVIKEK, from the coding sequence ATGAAAGCAGAAATTGTGTCAATTTTAAATGAAAATGAAATGAATTTCGATAAAATTGTAGAACACACCGGCAAATCAAAATCTACAATTTCAGAGCATCTTCAAGCATTGACAGATGAAGGAATAATAGGAGAAAAGCCTGATAAAGAAGATCGCAGAAAAAAAATATTCTACATAAAATCAAGACATTTAGGTGGCGTATCCACTAAAAAAGAACTGGAAGAAACTGCGCCAGACATAAAATTTACCATTACAGATTATAAAAATCCTTTTGAATTTTACCGCCTATTATTTAGAACAATTAGAGTAGCACTTTTAAAGGAAGGAATAAATATAGACCCATTACTGCACGATGCAGGTATTAACATTGGAGAAACATTTTACAAAGAACTTCAAGCTGAAGAAATAGACAAATTCATAGGAAATATAGGCGAATTCTGGGAAAACAATAAATTAGGCCGAATAGAAGTTAAAAACAAAGAACCCTTGATTTTAAATGCTTATGACTGCTTTGAATGTGAAGACCTTCCACAAATTGGTAGATCTGCATGTGCATTTGATTCAGGAGTGCTTGAAGCCATATTCTCACAATATTTCGGCCACAAAGTTAATGTTGAAGAAGTTAAATGCTATGCCAAAGGTGACGATTACTGCTCCTTTGTAATAAAAGAAAAATAA
- a CDS encoding FprA family A-type flavoprotein yields the protein MKAEASKITDGVYWVGVLDWDIRTYHGYTLNGTSYNAYLVFGNEKVALVDNAYHGNFPELMARVEDAFAQEGKDVNIDVIVQNHVEKDHSGLLVELHKKFPQAPIYCTEIAVEGLLKHFPALERAEFITVGTGEALELGGKTLAFLEAFLLHWPDSMFTLLAEDGILFPNDAFGQHLCFPQRYDHEIPEYVLMDATKKFYANLVTPLSKLVLKKFQEVIDLGLLEKIKMIAPAHGQIWTDPMKVIGAYSDWASGNCQDKITIVYDTMHYSTQKMAHALAEGIMSEGVDVKMYYLHEDERSEIVKDILDSKAIALGAPTIYDEPFPSVGDLIYYLRGLKFNRTGFEKLAVTFGSMGGQGGAPATLARDLKECGFNVKEEYEILYVPNQDELDKCFQTGKKLAQDVKNI from the coding sequence ATGAAAGCAGAAGCAAGTAAAATTACTGATGGGGTGTATTGGGTAGGAGTATTAGACTGGGATATTCGAACTTACCATGGATACACCTTAAATGGCACTAGTTACAATGCATACCTGGTATTTGGAAATGAAAAGGTAGCATTAGTGGATAATGCATACCATGGAAACTTTCCAGAGTTAATGGCCCGTGTGGAAGATGCTTTTGCCCAGGAAGGCAAGGATGTAAATATTGATGTGATTGTACAAAACCACGTTGAAAAGGACCATAGTGGGCTCTTGGTAGAATTACATAAAAAATTCCCACAAGCGCCTATTTATTGCACGGAAATAGCTGTTGAGGGTCTTTTAAAGCATTTTCCCGCATTGGAAAGAGCAGAATTTATCACTGTGGGCACTGGAGAAGCTTTGGAACTTGGAGGAAAAACCCTGGCATTCTTGGAAGCATTTTTGCTGCACTGGCCAGACAGCATGTTTACCCTGCTTGCAGAAGACGGAATTTTATTCCCAAACGATGCATTTGGTCAGCACCTATGTTTCCCGCAACGATATGATCATGAAATACCAGAATACGTTTTGATGGATGCTACCAAAAAATTCTATGCTAATTTAGTGACTCCTTTATCAAAACTGGTCTTAAAAAAGTTCCAGGAAGTAATTGACCTTGGACTATTGGAGAAAATCAAAATGATTGCTCCTGCTCATGGTCAAATCTGGACGGATCCCATGAAGGTTATTGGTGCCTATAGTGACTGGGCCAGTGGAAACTGCCAGGACAAGATCACAATCGTATATGATACCATGCATTACTCTACTCAGAAAATGGCACATGCCCTAGCAGAAGGTATAATGAGCGAGGGAGTCGATGTTAAAATGTACTACCTCCATGAAGACGAGCGAAGTGAGATTGTAAAGGACATATTAGATAGTAAAGCTATCGCCTTGGGAGCACCTACCATATACGATGAGCCGTTCCCTAGCGTAGGAGACCTGATTTACTACCTTAGAGGATTAAAATTCAACCGAACTGGGTTTGAAAAACTTGCAGTGACATTTGGGTCTATGGGAGGACAAGGTGGAGCACCAGCAACACTGGCCAGAGACCTTAAAGAGTGCGGATTCAATGTAAAAGAAGAATATGAAATATTATACGTACCTAACCAAGATGAACTGGATAAATGCTTCCAAACAGGTAAAAAGCTGGCTCAAGACGTAAAAAACATTTAA
- the cobI gene encoding precorrin-2 C(20)-methyltransferase, with translation MKKGKFIGIGVGPGDPDLLTVKAVNMLNEVDVICAPKSAESKPSLAFSIVQNVLDNRSTNYETLEPLFPMIEDKYELQMYWNDAAESIIEKLDVGLDVAFITLGDPTVFSTFSYVFKIIKERGYEVSIIPGITSFTGCAASAKLPLAEKDEIIVIVPKVDERLEQILEHGDTFVIMKTSRHSDLLENTLNKDKRDKKVVSVQNCSMDDEVVFNGFSKNKKYLSTTIVKFNAEK, from the coding sequence ATGAAAAAAGGTAAATTTATTGGTATTGGTGTGGGACCCGGAGATCCTGATCTTTTAACAGTAAAGGCAGTCAACATGTTAAATGAAGTTGATGTAATATGCGCACCTAAATCAGCGGAATCAAAGCCCAGTTTGGCGTTTTCAATCGTTCAAAATGTTTTAGATAATCGAAGTACTAATTATGAAACTTTAGAACCACTTTTTCCTATGATAGAGGATAAATATGAGCTTCAAATGTATTGGAACGATGCTGCAGAGAGCATAATTGAAAAATTGGATGTGGGTTTGGATGTTGCGTTTATAACTCTTGGAGATCCTACTGTTTTCAGCACATTTTCCTATGTGTTTAAAATTATAAAGGAAAGAGGCTATGAAGTATCTATCATTCCAGGGATTACTTCATTTACAGGCTGTGCAGCAAGCGCTAAACTCCCATTGGCAGAAAAAGATGAGATTATTGTAATTGTGCCTAAAGTAGATGAGAGATTAGAGCAAATATTGGAGCATGGAGATACATTTGTTATAATGAAAACTTCAAGACATTCTGATTTATTAGAAAATACTTTAAATAAGGATAAACGGGATAAAAAAGTTGTATCTGTTCAAAATTGTAGTATGGATGATGAAGTAGTCTTTAATGGATTTTCTAAGAATAAAAAATATCTTTCAACTACAATAGTGAAATTTAATGCAGAAAAATAA
- a CDS encoding AI-2E family transporter, with amino-acid sequence MAEEYKIPPFLNQIVIIAVIILAFIGIKYIAPILGPVLLSIFICLLIYPFLMWLKKKGFSYNVSIIITIVLTFFLGAGLLAVLVNSLSQLVAAAPTITIDPNSFLATYANQIIQFLLSNIPYENIAGFIEIGFFLLFAVIFLIYELPYVKSRLIKGFGEDSPSLKHTFDLVGDFIEYFVIRIKVNLFAAVGFFAVFLLFDIDFAVLWGILTFVLGFIPYIGIMLAAVPPILIAWAKYGIWAALGITVLFVIINTIAESYVFPKLTGKGLQMSVYVVFISLFVWGWVMGLIGMFLAVPLTLVIIKYLENFDDTRWLALLMTTEDEEEKAEKE; translated from the coding sequence ATGGCTGAAGAATATAAAATACCGCCTTTTCTTAATCAAATCGTTATTATAGCTGTTATAATATTAGCTTTTATAGGAATAAAGTACATTGCTCCAATTTTAGGGCCAGTGCTCCTTTCTATTTTCATTTGTTTACTCATTTATCCGTTTTTAATGTGGCTTAAAAAGAAAGGATTTTCTTACAATGTATCTATCATTATAACCATAGTATTAACCTTTTTTTTGGGAGCAGGCTTATTGGCAGTTCTTGTCAATAGTTTAAGCCAGCTGGTAGCAGCAGCACCCACTATAACTATCGATCCCAATTCTTTCCTGGCTACTTATGCCAATCAAATCATTCAATTCCTCTTATCAAATATACCTTACGAAAATATAGCAGGTTTTATAGAAATAGGGTTTTTTTTACTATTTGCCGTCATATTCTTGATATATGAACTACCTTACGTAAAATCAAGGCTTATAAAAGGTTTTGGCGAGGATAGTCCCTCCTTAAAGCACACTTTTGATCTGGTTGGAGACTTTATCGAATACTTCGTAATAAGGATTAAGGTGAATTTATTTGCTGCTGTGGGATTTTTTGCTGTTTTTTTACTCTTTGATATTGATTTTGCTGTCCTTTGGGGAATATTGACATTTGTACTGGGATTTATTCCATATATAGGGATAATGCTAGCCGCAGTACCACCTATTCTTATAGCGTGGGCTAAATATGGAATATGGGCTGCATTGGGCATCACAGTCCTGTTTGTGATAATTAACACCATTGCCGAAAGCTACGTATTCCCTAAACTGACGGGTAAAGGACTTCAGATGTCTGTATATGTGGTATTTATCTCCTTATTCGTCTGGGGTTGGGTTATGGGATTAATTGGAATGTTTCTGGCCGTGCCATTAACTCTGGTAATCATTAAATATCTGGAAAACTTTGATGATACTCGCTGGTTAGCTTTATTAATGACCACCGAAGATGAAGAAGAAAAAGCAGAGAAGGAGTGA
- a CDS encoding rubrerythrin family protein, whose protein sequence is MELINEHEIGVCKGTELEKAVQANFNGECQEVGMYLAMARLAQREGLPEVAEVLKTIAWEEAEHASHFAEMNEVIKPTLKENLEMMIEGETMANNEKKAAAKKAKECDIDPAHDFFDESSRDEARHARMLQGILERYF, encoded by the coding sequence ATGGAATTAATAAACGAACATGAAATTGGAGTATGTAAAGGAACTGAATTAGAGAAAGCTGTACAGGCCAACTTCAATGGTGAATGCCAGGAAGTAGGTATGTATCTGGCTATGGCTAGATTGGCTCAAAGAGAAGGATTACCAGAAGTAGCTGAAGTATTGAAGACTATCGCATGGGAAGAAGCGGAACACGCATCCCATTTTGCGGAAATGAACGAAGTTATAAAACCAACACTTAAAGAAAACCTGGAAATGATGATTGAAGGGGAAACAATGGCTAACAATGAAAAGAAAGCTGCTGCAAAGAAAGCAAAAGAATGTGATATTGACCCTGCTCATGATTTCTTTGATGAAAGCTCCAGGGACGAAGCAAGACATGCAAGAATGTTACAGGGGATTTTAGAGAGATACTTTTAA
- the hisF gene encoding imidazole glycerol phosphate synthase subunit HisF — protein sequence MLAKRIIPCLDCDLNVPHGRVVKGIEFKQIRYAGEPVELATKYYEDGADEIVFLDITASHERRETMTHVIEATTENVFVPICVGGGIRKPEDYVNMLKAGADKCSTNTAAIHNPNLINEASKVVGSQACVIGIDAKRRYIENPKESDDKFIIETDKGYCWFDCSIYGGREFTGIDAVSWAIECEERGAGEILLTSMDGDGTKDGYDNYLNKTISEAVNIPVIASGGCGVPEHIYDAFTKGKADAALAASIFHFDEYPVPVVKEYLQKKGVVVRI from the coding sequence ATGCTTGCAAAAAGAATCATACCCTGCCTTGACTGTGATTTAAACGTGCCCCACGGACGAGTAGTAAAAGGAATTGAATTTAAACAAATCCGATACGCTGGAGAACCCGTTGAGCTGGCCACCAAATACTACGAGGACGGTGCCGACGAAATAGTATTTCTGGACATCACAGCATCCCATGAACGCCGGGAAACCATGACACATGTTATTGAAGCAACAACAGAAAATGTGTTCGTTCCTATTTGCGTTGGCGGAGGCATAAGAAAACCTGAAGACTACGTAAACATGTTAAAAGCTGGTGCAGATAAATGCTCCACAAATACGGCAGCAATACACAATCCTAACCTTATTAATGAAGCATCGAAGGTTGTAGGTTCACAGGCATGTGTAATTGGAATTGATGCCAAGCGCAGATATATTGAAAACCCCAAGGAAAGTGATGATAAATTTATAATTGAAACAGACAAGGGTTACTGCTGGTTTGACTGCAGCATTTATGGTGGACGTGAATTTACAGGTATAGATGCTGTTTCATGGGCTATAGAGTGTGAAGAGCGCGGTGCAGGTGAAATTTTGCTAACGTCCATGGATGGTGACGGAACTAAAGATGGGTACGATAATTATCTTAATAAAACCATAAGTGAAGCTGTTAATATCCCTGTAATTGCATCTGGCGGCTGTGGAGTTCCTGAACATATTTATGATGCTTTTACCAAGGGCAAAGCAGATGCAGCACTTGCAGCAAGTATATTCCACTTCGATGAGTATCCTGTTCCTGTAGTTAAGGAATACTTACAGAAGAAGGGTGTTGTGGTTAGGATTTAA
- a CDS encoding YdeI/OmpD-associated family protein codes for MSKLDQFERFEAKNRKEWHNWLQQNHLTSPGIWLIYYKKGSGKPTVSYDGAVEEALSFGWIDSKVNALDKERYMQIFTPRKPGSIWSKLNKQRVEKLVNDGLMMPAGLKKVESAKKDGSYYFLDDIEALIIPEDLKEALNANELAKKHFEAFSDSVKKQILYWIKTAKRPQTRKNRIEKTVILAAENKTPF; via the coding sequence ATGTCAAAATTGGATCAATTTGAACGATTTGAGGCTAAAAATCGTAAAGAGTGGCACAATTGGCTTCAACAGAACCATTTAACTTCTCCAGGTATTTGGCTTATTTATTATAAAAAGGGGAGCGGAAAGCCAACAGTTTCTTATGATGGAGCGGTTGAAGAAGCTCTTAGCTTTGGTTGGATTGATAGCAAGGTGAATGCCCTTGATAAAGAGCGTTACATGCAGATTTTCACTCCAAGAAAGCCAGGTAGTATCTGGTCAAAATTAAATAAGCAAAGAGTAGAAAAACTAGTAAACGATGGTTTAATGATGCCTGCAGGCCTTAAAAAAGTTGAATCAGCTAAAAAAGACGGATCATACTATTTTTTGGATGATATTGAAGCTTTAATAATTCCTGAAGATTTAAAAGAAGCATTAAATGCAAATGAATTGGCAAAAAAACATTTTGAAGCTTTCAGCGATTCAGTTAAAAAGCAGATTCTTTACTGGATAAAAACCGCTAAAAGACCTCAAACAAGAAAAAATAGGATTGAAAAAACTGTGATACTTGCAGCAGAAAATAAAACGCCTTTTTAG
- a CDS encoding ATP-dependent DNA helicase yields MDNSFFCSECKMIKQRCICSTTNAKNNKAVGISKNNISKLKNENPRVSNSIIENFPFKEPREGQLEIISKIKDAIDDGFKYILLEAGTGTGKSAIATTLSKIYEPAYILTMTKQLQSQYANEFNYSLVKGRGNFSCKSADLEANCDTGICQTTPQSRKFSCEFGVTKKEADQTHFAFEDGGGSPYFFKSPDRCNYWDQKANAVNSNITLMNYDYAILELNYVQHFAKRNLMVLDEAHNIENKLMHRLEVNLYNQQLEKDIKKTIPPQMLQYEDPEEWIIFIEILYNAYKDIKTKNLPKNKADRIFSTRFRLGELLKNLEEQSENWVVDPTPGGVSFKPLKIDTYANDMLFKHADICLFMSATVLDHRLFCKWLGIDYDATYSIKVKSNFPASRRPVYIKPVGNMSKRSIKFTAPKTLPILQKIIDHHKREKGLIHTHNYKCQKYIMGNLKNQRLMAHTPINRELKLMQFEKTNEPKVLVSPSMSEGVDLPYEKCQFQVIYKIPFPYLGDKQINKRKAKDPKWYAYKTIMTLIQAYGRGMRAEDDFCATYILDKNVKMLFNSPLYKSLLPRGFKEAIAIEEDWLVD; encoded by the coding sequence ATGGATAATAGCTTTTTTTGCAGTGAATGTAAAATGATAAAACAACGTTGCATCTGCTCAACAACTAACGCGAAGAATAACAAAGCCGTCGGAATTTCAAAAAATAATATTTCAAAGCTTAAAAATGAAAATCCCCGTGTTTCAAACTCTATAATTGAAAATTTTCCCTTTAAAGAACCCCGAGAAGGGCAGCTGGAAATAATCTCAAAAATTAAAGATGCTATTGATGATGGATTTAAATATATATTACTTGAAGCTGGAACAGGTACAGGTAAATCAGCCATAGCTACAACACTTTCAAAGATTTATGAACCGGCTTACATCCTTACCATGACAAAACAGCTGCAATCACAGTATGCAAACGAATTCAACTACTCCTTAGTAAAAGGAAGAGGAAATTTTTCATGTAAATCAGCTGATTTAGAAGCAAACTGTGATACAGGAATATGCCAAACAACCCCTCAATCCCGGAAATTTTCATGCGAATTCGGAGTTACAAAAAAAGAAGCTGATCAAACCCATTTCGCGTTTGAAGATGGTGGAGGATCTCCCTATTTCTTTAAATCACCAGATAGATGTAACTACTGGGATCAAAAAGCAAATGCAGTTAACAGCAACATAACACTGATGAACTATGACTATGCCATCCTTGAACTGAATTATGTGCAACATTTTGCAAAAAGAAACCTAATGGTTCTTGATGAAGCCCATAATATCGAAAATAAATTGATGCATAGATTAGAAGTTAATTTATACAACCAGCAGCTTGAAAAAGACATTAAAAAGACCATACCTCCCCAAATGTTACAGTACGAAGACCCTGAAGAATGGATAATCTTCATTGAAATTCTCTACAACGCCTATAAAGACATTAAAACCAAAAATCTACCTAAAAACAAGGCAGATAGAATATTTAGCACTCGTTTTAGGCTGGGAGAGCTTTTAAAGAATTTGGAAGAGCAATCAGAAAACTGGGTTGTGGATCCCACGCCTGGAGGCGTATCATTTAAACCATTGAAGATTGATACATATGCAAATGATATGCTGTTTAAACATGCTGATATTTGCCTTTTTATGAGTGCAACAGTCTTAGACCACCGTTTATTCTGTAAATGGCTGGGAATAGACTATGATGCAACATATTCCATTAAAGTTAAAAGTAATTTCCCTGCTTCAAGAAGACCAGTTTACATTAAACCTGTGGGAAACATGTCAAAGCGTTCCATTAAATTCACCGCCCCCAAGACACTCCCAATCCTACAAAAGATAATTGACCACCATAAACGTGAAAAAGGACTTATACACACCCACAACTACAAATGTCAAAAGTATATAATGGGTAATTTAAAAAATCAACGTTTAATGGCCCATACTCCAATTAACAGAGAATTAAAATTAATGCAATTTGAAAAAACAAATGAGCCTAAAGTACTTGTAAGCCCATCCATGAGTGAAGGAGTGGATTTACCCTATGAAAAATGCCAATTTCAGGTAATTTACAAAATACCATTCCCCTATCTTGGAGACAAACAAATAAACAAAAGAAAAGCAAAAGATCCCAAATGGTATGCCTATAAAACAATAATGACATTGATACAGGCTTATGGTCGGGGAATGCGGGCTGAAGATGATTTCTGTGCCACATATATCCTAGATAAAAATGTGAAAATGTTATTTAACAGCCCTCTTTACAAATCACTTCTTCCACGTGGATTTAAAGAAGCTATAGCTATTGAAGAAGATTGGCTGGTGGATTAA
- a CDS encoding epoxyqueuosine reductase — MMQIYDEPLIGKAAASDPLWEKLKEPQVIGPQHLTPEEWLAGARSVISYFLPFTENIRTSNRSKGLPSKEWLYGRYEGEMFNTALKSFIVGEIESSGGQAIAPTLDKRFEIVNHVSNWSERHAAFIAGLGTFSLNDSLITSTGAAGRFGSVIVGLEFEVEPRLYQKLDEYCTKCGECMDRCPPRAITEKGKDNESCSKFLDKMLKLNKPRYACGKCQTGVPCEYTNPKLI; from the coding sequence ATGATGCAAATATATGATGAACCGCTGATTGGTAAAGCTGCCGCCTCTGATCCGCTATGGGAAAAATTGAAGGAGCCACAGGTAATTGGCCCCCAACATTTAACCCCTGAGGAATGGCTAGCGGGAGCAAGATCGGTTATTTCTTACTTCTTACCCTTTACTGAAAATATTCGGACTTCTAATAGGTCCAAGGGTCTACCATCAAAAGAATGGCTTTATGGGCGTTATGAGGGAGAGATGTTCAATACTGCTTTAAAATCTTTTATTGTTGGTGAAATAGAATCATCTGGTGGCCAGGCCATAGCTCCAACTTTAGATAAACGTTTTGAAATTGTCAACCATGTAAGTAACTGGTCAGAACGCCATGCAGCATTTATTGCTGGCCTGGGAACATTCAGTTTGAATGATTCTTTAATCACCAGTACAGGAGCGGCAGGTCGTTTTGGCAGTGTTATTGTAGGCTTGGAGTTTGAAGTTGAACCACGATTATATCAAAAACTAGATGAGTACTGTACCAAATGCGGCGAATGCATGGACCGTTGTCCACCTCGCGCCATTACTGAAAAGGGTAAAGATAATGAATCCTGTTCTAAGTTCCTGGATAAGATGCTTAAGTTAAATAAGCCAAGATATGCGTGTGGTAAATGTCAAACTGGAGTTCCCTGTGAATATACAAATCCAAAGCTTATTTAA